The Egicoccus sp. AB-alg2 nucleotide sequence GACCTGTGCACCCGCCTGCGATCAGACGAGCGTCTCGTCGCAAGCGGCCGTTGACAGCACCGGCAAGACGTGTAACTTTTCGGTTACACATAGACGGAGGACCGATCATGACATCGACGGGCAACGGGCGTATGGCGCGGCACGGCGAGGTGGTCGGGGACGGAGACCGGCGGACGGTGCGCTTCGAGCGGCATCTCGACGCCTCGCCGGAAGAGGTTTGGGATGCGCTGACCAACCCCGTGCGGCTCGCCCGCTGGCTGGCGCCCACGACCATCGACGAGGGACCGGCCGGCCACGTGCACCACGACTTCGGCGACGGCCAGGCCTGCGAGGGGCCGATCCTGACCTGGGACCCACCTCGGGCGCTCGAGTACGGGTGGCACTACACGGGCGAGTCCGACAGCGTCGTGCGCTTCGAGCTCGCGCCGGCTGCGGGCGGCACCGTGCTGACGCTGGTGCACCGGCAGCTCGACAGCGACCAGGCGACCGGCTACGGCGCC carries:
- a CDS encoding SRPBCC family protein → MTSTGNGRMARHGEVVGDGDRRTVRFERHLDASPEEVWDALTNPVRLARWLAPTTIDEGPAGHVHHDFGDGQACEGPILTWDPPRALEYGWHYTGESDSVVRFELAPAAGGTVLTLVHRQLDSDQATGYGAGWHAHLDRLAAELAGDADAFDWGERFAEVLPDYR